One Vicia villosa cultivar HV-30 ecotype Madison, WI linkage group LG5, Vvil1.0, whole genome shotgun sequence genomic window, ctttcttctccttctttccttcttgttGGTCTTGCTTTCTTTGCTTATTCtttttctcttcctctttttttGGTACTTAATCATCTATAGTGAGAGCCTTATGTTTGCTGATCCATATAGGATCATACTTAGAGCCATCCTTTTTACACATAGCTATATAGCGGACAACGACATCATGATGTTTAttcttgaaaaacaattcaaagtCAGCTAGAGCAGGAGCTTTTTTGGTCAAAACTTCATTGTCCACTCTGGGAGTAGCATCAATGGTCTCAATTATACTCATCTTCTTGAGAGTGTGAGCATTCATGGTGCTTCCACTCGTTGTATATAGATCCTTGATAATTCCAGCTTTCTCCAGATCACCAACCACTCCAGTCTAGACTAGAAGATCTGTgattattcttccaaaaggaataatgttcCTCTTTAACTTGGGATTCTTCAGTATGAATTATTCTCGAGAGTCCCTCGTCTGATTACAGatgtggttgaagatgatgaaaggAAGATCCACCTTCTCTTGGGTACCAATACAATACAAAATATACTGTTGATCCTTGTTGACATAGTTAGGCGAAACAATTACTTTTCTATGATAGATGCAACCTAGAAGGATCTTAGCCCATATTTTGTAAGGAGCATCAATTCCTTGATTTATGTAGACTCTTTTCCAGACTTGAAGATTTCTGCATACACATCATTCCAATTTGTTCTTCCTAATATTGCCCCAGAAGCACCTTCAATAGTTTCCAAACCAAACAATTTTCTTAAAAGATTTTCAGTAATGATGATTGCTTCGCCATGAACAATAGAAAGAATGGATTTAGGCATGATTGTTGCATGAACCCAAAATTCATTGACCAAATCTGGGTAAACTGGTCCACACAAACTGTAAAAGAATGCTTCCCGACTCTGAAAAATCATGTTTTCCTTCAGATGAATGTCGTTTTCTTCTAGATTGTCAAAATCGATCATCATTTCACATATAACTTCTAAATCATCCATAGGAATCAAACAAATCTTCTGCAGaacaagttgttgttgttgttgatcttgaactTGTTGTTGCTGTTGCTGAGAAGACGAAGCGTTCTTGggatttgatgaagaagccattgaagcaccactgagatttctgggtttcttacttttagggtttttgaagagaGCGAATAGAAGGCGGAAATGCATAAAAAAAATGTAATGaaggagtgaaaagagagaaaatgaataTGATGTGGGATTTTATAGACACGGACTTGAAAGCAAAATGCAATGAACTTCTGAATGCAAACAGTTACATAATGCAAtgaatcaatcacatttaatgCTGGATGATGTTAGTGGAGAaagcgtgagatttgaaaagatttgcacattTACCTAGAGCGACATCTCATCAACTGCATGCATGCTTGTCCTTTCAGAATGAACACatggtcatcatctggaatagctggtgacagctgttttgctatgTCAGAAATTCTGTATCATACTTGGACACGTGAAACGTTAGAAACAACAGTTTCAGAATATCCATAATGATTATATAAATCCaaaacatctgataagaaaataaagcataaattaatccatatatcagatcttctcataacctcattttgggcataaatccatattgaTGTTCGTCAGAATGAACTCAAACCTATCTTTAGCATGGGCTTTTGTAAAGaaatcagcccattgatggtctgtatcaacaaagtttaaagaaagaacacccttctaaacatagtccctaataaagtgatgtttaatctctataagTTTAGCCTTATAATGTAAAATAGGGTTCTTAGATAAACAGATAGcataagtattatcacagaatataggaatgttactctcatttATCTGATAGTCTTTTAGCTGACTTTTCTTCctgagcatctg contains:
- the LOC131605057 gene encoding uncharacterized protein LOC131605057 yields the protein MASSSNPKNASSSQQQQQQVQDQQQQQLVLQKICLIPMDDLEVICEMMIDFDNLEENDIHLKENMIFQSREAFFYSLCGPVYPDLVNEFWVHATIMPKSILSIVHGEAIIITENLLRKLFGLETIEGASGAILGRTNWNDVYAEIFKSGKEST